One window of Arcobacter sp. LA11 genomic DNA carries:
- the rsmG gene encoding 16S rRNA (guanine(527)-N(7))-methyltransferase RsmG: MDFQENIKDIILDDEFPKRCNVFTTLLQKWGKVHNLSGRLSTEDIRENIIDSIYPLQYLDSYNSFADIGTGAGYPGLILAMARADIKCYLIEPRVKRVAFLNFVKNSLGLKNIEVIGKRVEEVENVKVDLVTSRAVTNTKLLLDITKNISTDTTSYLFYKGSLLESEIEEAKLENTQTYSRKDRNYLYLKGSK, translated from the coding sequence ATGGATTTCCAAGAAAATATAAAAGATATTATCTTAGATGACGAATTTCCAAAAAGATGTAATGTCTTTACAACGTTACTTCAAAAATGGGGTAAAGTTCATAATTTAAGTGGTAGATTAAGTACTGAAGATATACGAGAAAATATTATAGATTCAATTTATCCCTTGCAATATTTAGATTCTTATAATAGTTTTGCTGATATAGGAACAGGAGCAGGGTATCCAGGTCTAATCCTAGCAATGGCAAGAGCAGATATCAAATGTTACTTAATAGAGCCTAGAGTAAAAAGAGTAGCTTTTTTGAATTTTGTAAAAAACTCTCTTGGTCTAAAGAATATTGAAGTAATTGGAAAAAGAGTAGAAGAAGTAGAAAATGTAAAAGTAGATTTAGTAACATCAAGAGCAGTTACAAATACAAAACTACTCTTAGATATAACAAAGAACATATCTACTGATACAACAAGTTATTTATTTTACAAAGGAAGTCTTTTAGAAAGTGAAATAGAAGAGGCAAAACTTGAAAATACACAAACTTATTCTAGAAAAGATAGAAATTATCTATATTTAAAAGGGTCTAAATGA
- a CDS encoding PAS domain-containing sensor histidine kinase: protein MGQTYQEAIENSNIVSKTDIRGVITFVNDEFCKISGYSKEELLGSNHNIIRHPDIPKEAFESLWNTILSKKPYKTTAKNLCKDGSTVYLNTTITPILDNNDNIKEFIAIRYDVTKEVELKKALEKKDEELEVLNKTLEQRVSEQTAQLLELNQTLEQRVQVEIAKNKEKQKMLFWQSRMASLGQMLANIAHQWRQPLTELSLTMFNIKKSAKNCNPEKLDQYYKESLGIIENMSETIDDFTNFFNPNKPKEKFFIDYAIDDALLITKKLLQRENIYINKEFEKIEVFGVLNEFSQVIINLIQNSSEAFNSNNISDKEIDIKVYKNEKNVLILYSDKAGGTDNLDKIFEPYFTTKHQSNGTGLGLFMSKMIIEKSLNGIIEAKNCDGGLEFKIKIPLGE, encoded by the coding sequence ATGGGACAAACTTATCAAGAAGCTATAGAAAACTCAAATATTGTTTCTAAAACAGATATAAGAGGTGTTATTACTTTTGTAAATGATGAGTTTTGTAAAATTTCTGGTTATTCAAAAGAAGAACTTCTTGGAAGTAACCATAATATAATTAGACATCCAGATATTCCAAAAGAGGCTTTTGAATCTCTTTGGAATACAATTCTTTCAAAAAAACCATATAAGACAACTGCGAAAAACCTTTGTAAAGATGGTTCTACTGTTTACTTAAATACTACAATAACACCTATTCTTGACAATAATGATAATATAAAAGAGTTTATTGCAATTCGTTATGATGTTACAAAAGAAGTTGAGTTAAAAAAAGCATTAGAAAAGAAAGATGAAGAGCTAGAAGTATTAAATAAAACATTGGAACAAAGAGTATCTGAACAAACTGCTCAACTATTAGAGTTAAATCAAACACTAGAACAAAGAGTTCAAGTAGAGATAGCAAAGAATAAAGAGAAACAAAAAATGCTTTTTTGGCAATCTAGAATGGCAAGTCTTGGACAAATGCTTGCAAATATTGCACATCAATGGAGGCAGCCTCTAACTGAACTTAGTTTGACAATGTTTAATATTAAGAAGAGTGCAAAAAACTGTAATCCTGAAAAACTTGATCAATATTACAAAGAATCATTAGGAATTATTGAAAATATGTCAGAAACAATTGATGATTTCACAAACTTTTTTAATCCAAATAAACCTAAAGAGAAATTTTTTATAGATTATGCAATTGATGATGCTTTATTGATTACTAAAAAGCTATTACAAAGAGAAAATATTTATATAAATAAAGAGTTTGAAAAAATTGAAGTCTTTGGAGTTTTAAATGAATTTTCGCAAGTTATAATAAATCTTATACAAAATTCTAGTGAAGCTTTTAATAGTAATAATATATCTGACAAAGAAATTGATATAAAAGTTTATAAAAATGAAAAAAATGTTTTGATTTTATATTCTGATAAAGCTGGTGGAACAGATAATTTAGATAAAATATTTGAACCATATTTTACAACTAAGCACCAAAGTAATGGGACAGGCCTTGGTCTTTTCATGTCTAAAATGATTATTGAGAAAAGTTTAAATGGAATAATTGAAGCAAAAAATTGTGATGGTGGATTAGAGTTTAAAATTAAAATACCTTTAGGAGAATAG
- a CDS encoding PP0621 family protein: MILKVLAIAVVLFLVYIVLFKKDREKSVTKKEDEKIEDIMVECPTCSTFVSKKEAILSNGHFYCSKDCLQNK, encoded by the coding sequence ATGATATTAAAAGTTTTAGCAATAGCTGTTGTACTTTTTTTAGTCTATATTGTTTTATTTAAAAAAGACAGAGAAAAAAGTGTAACAAAAAAAGAAGATGAAAAAATCGAAGATATTATGGTAGAATGTCCTACTTGTAGTACATTTGTATCTAAAAAAGAAGCTATCTTAAGCAATGGGCATTTTTATTGTTCAAAAGATTGTCTTCAAAATAAATAA
- a CDS encoding entericidin EcnAB: MKSILLTLIVSIFVLSGCATWKGVKQDSSDAWDATKEGTSKAYKSTKKAIHNATE, from the coding sequence ATGAAATCTATTTTATTAACACTAATAGTATCAATATTTGTTTTAAGTGGTTGTGCAACTTGGAAAGGTGTAAAACAAGATTCTTCAGATGCCTGGGATGCAACTAAAGAAGGAACATCTAAAGCTTATAAATCAACAAAGAAAGCAATTCATAATGCAACAGAGTAA
- a CDS encoding phosphagen kinase, with protein MNKITTCPEFPKTCKSLLSKYLTQDVYSKLNEKKTANNFTLENAILSGVVNLDSGIGVYAGDIESYTTFNLLFDPIIEDYHGFSKEDKHTSNLNPNDLNAPNPDEEGKYILSTRIRVGRNFANIPLGPAITKEQREKIENDASNALNSLNDDLKGTYYPLDGMPENIKKQLISDHFLFKAGDRFLEAAGLNRDWPSGRGIFHNDEKTFLVWVNEEDQLRIISMQEGGDIKEVFERLTTAIKKIEEKIQFSYNDHLGYITSCPTNLGTAMRASVHIKLPNLSEDMNRFKNITDNFHLQIRGIHGEHSESVGGVYDISNKRRLGVTEVQCVQDMYDGVVELIKIEKELENK; from the coding sequence ATGAATAAAATCACTACTTGTCCTGAGTTTCCAAAAACTTGTAAATCATTGTTATCAAAATATTTAACTCAAGATGTGTATTCTAAGTTAAATGAGAAGAAAACAGCAAATAATTTTACTTTAGAAAATGCAATTTTATCTGGTGTTGTAAACTTAGATAGTGGAATAGGTGTTTATGCAGGAGATATTGAATCATATACAACTTTTAATTTATTATTTGATCCAATAATTGAAGATTATCATGGTTTTTCTAAAGAAGATAAACATACTAGTAATCTAAATCCTAATGACTTAAATGCTCCAAATCCAGACGAAGAAGGTAAATATATACTTTCAACAAGAATTAGAGTTGGACGTAACTTTGCAAATATTCCTTTAGGACCTGCTATAACTAAAGAACAAAGAGAAAAAATAGAAAATGATGCATCTAATGCTTTAAATTCACTAAATGATGATTTAAAAGGGACTTATTATCCTTTAGATGGAATGCCTGAAAATATAAAGAAACAACTTATTTCAGATCATTTTTTATTTAAAGCAGGAGATAGATTTTTAGAAGCTGCTGGATTAAATAGAGATTGGCCATCGGGAAGAGGTATATTTCATAATGATGAAAAAACATTTTTAGTTTGGGTAAATGAAGAAGACCAGTTAAGAATTATATCTATGCAAGAAGGTGGAGATATAAAAGAGGTTTTTGAAAGATTAACCACTGCAATAAAAAAAATAGAAGAAAAGATACAATTTTCTTATAATGACCATTTAGGATATATTACAAGTTGTCCAACTAACTTAGGTACAGCTATGAGAGCAAGTGTTCATATAAAACTTCCAAACTTATCTGAAGATATGAATAGATTTAAAAATATTACTGATAATTTTCATTTACAAATTAGAGGTATCCATGGAGAACACTCAGAAAGTGTTGGTGGAGTTTATGATATTAGTAATAAAAGAAGACTTGGAGTAACAGAAGTACAATGTGTTCAAGATATGTATGATGGAGTAGTTGAACTCATAAAAATAGAAAAAGAATTAGAAAATAAATAA
- a CDS encoding response regulator transcription factor, translating into MSSDEILLKELKILFVEDEVNISKLLKDALADYFFSFTVANNGEEGLDKFKKVNPDIVITDIMMPKLDGLEMTKKIKEINEEIPIIVLSAFSDKEKLLKAIDIGITKYFIKPFDPEEVLEYLTFLAKKLNKHRIICLNKHFSFDNNTKNLFEDDTFVNITKREKQFISLLVENKKDIVTAKLIKTKLWPGEDVTDERLRTFIKRLRAKTAKELIKNIPGQGYLISPNDI; encoded by the coding sequence ATGTCAAGTGATGAAATTTTATTAAAAGAGTTAAAAATACTTTTTGTAGAAGATGAGGTAAATATTTCTAAACTATTAAAAGATGCCCTTGCTGATTATTTCTTTTCATTCACTGTAGCAAATAATGGTGAAGAAGGTCTAGATAAATTTAAAAAAGTAAATCCTGATATTGTAATCACTGATATAATGATGCCAAAGCTTGATGGTTTAGAAATGACAAAAAAAATCAAAGAGATAAATGAAGAAATACCAATTATTGTATTAAGTGCATTTTCTGATAAAGAAAAACTTTTAAAGGCAATTGATATTGGTATTACAAAATATTTTATTAAACCTTTTGATCCAGAAGAAGTACTAGAATATCTTACTTTCTTAGCAAAAAAATTAAATAAACATAGAATCATTTGTTTAAATAAGCATTTTAGCTTTGATAATAATACAAAGAATCTTTTTGAAGATGATACTTTTGTTAATATAACAAAAAGAGAGAAACAATTTATATCTTTATTAGTTGAAAATAAAAAAGATATTGTAACAGCAAAGTTAATAAAAACGAAATTATGGCCTGGTGAAGATGTTACAGATGAGAGATTAAGAACTTTTATTAAAAGGTTAAGAGCAAAAACGGCTAAAGAATTAATTAAAAATATTCCAGGACAGGGATATTTAATTTCTCCAAACGATATTTAA
- the hemB gene encoding porphobilinogen synthase, whose product MFKRFRRLRINQTLRNLVQETSLSKDDFIYPLFVKEGENFKKEIESMPGVFQMSIDEILKECEYIRSIGLNSIILFAIPDLKDSVGSECLCEESIISRTIKAIKSKFPDMFVVTDLCFCEYTDHGHCGILDPKTETVDNDKTLEISALQAIVHARAGADMIAPSGMMDGIIETLREALDENGFENLPIMAYSTKFASAYYGPFRDVAESTPSFGDRRTYQMNPANRLEALEESLQDEKEGADILMVKPALAFMDVIRDIRNESNLPICAYNVSGEYAMLKHAGAAGLIDYERVMMETLIGFKRAGADLIITYHAKEACELLNKK is encoded by the coding sequence ATGTTTAAAAGATTTAGAAGATTAAGAATTAATCAGACATTAAGAAACTTGGTACAAGAGACAAGTTTAAGTAAAGATGATTTTATATATCCATTATTCGTAAAAGAAGGTGAAAATTTTAAAAAAGAAATTGAATCAATGCCAGGTGTTTTCCAAATGAGTATTGATGAAATATTAAAAGAGTGTGAATATATTAGAAGTATAGGATTAAATTCAATTATTTTATTTGCTATTCCCGATTTAAAAGATTCTGTAGGTAGTGAGTGTTTATGTGAAGAGAGTATAATCTCAAGAACAATAAAAGCAATAAAATCAAAATTTCCTGATATGTTTGTTGTTACTGATTTATGTTTTTGTGAATATACAGACCATGGACATTGTGGTATTTTAGATCCAAAGACTGAAACTGTAGATAATGACAAAACACTAGAGATTTCTGCTTTACAAGCAATAGTTCATGCAAGAGCTGGTGCTGATATGATTGCTCCTTCTGGAATGATGGATGGAATTATAGAAACATTAAGAGAAGCATTGGATGAAAATGGTTTTGAAAACTTACCAATTATGGCTTACTCTACTAAATTTGCAAGTGCTTATTATGGACCTTTCAGAGATGTTGCAGAATCTACTCCAAGTTTTGGGGATAGAAGAACATATCAAATGAACCCAGCTAATAGACTAGAAGCATTAGAAGAGTCTTTACAAGATGAAAAAGAAGGTGCAGATATTCTTATGGTTAAACCAGCACTTGCATTTATGGATGTTATTAGAGATATTAGAAATGAATCAAATCTTCCTATTTGTGCATATAATGTGAGTGGGGAGTATGCAATGTTAAAACATGCAGGTGCTGCTGGACTTATAGATTATGAAAGAGTAATGATGGAGACTTTAATTGGGTTTAAAAGAGCTGGTGCAGATTTAATTATTACATATCATGCAAAAGAAGCTTGTGAACTTTTAAATAAAAAGTAA
- the nrdD gene encoding anaerobic ribonucleoside-triphosphate reductase, with protein MKSLEPEKLKEKRTKCIVYTRVMGYHRPVESFNIGKKGEHQERVKFIEKHNI; from the coding sequence ATGAAAAGCTTAGAGCCTGAGAAATTAAAAGAAAAAAGAACAAAGTGTATTGTTTATACAAGAGTTATGGGATACCATAGACCAGTAGAAAGTTTTAATATTGGTAAAAAAGGTGAACATCAAGAAAGAGTTAAGTTTATTGAAAAACATAATATATAG
- the glyS gene encoding glycine--tRNA ligase subunit beta, with amino-acid sequence MNKPLLIEIGVEELPAIPFLKELPNIEKKWADILEKNRLLCDFDFFYTPRRLVLWHKDFQVKQEDSIQEQFGAPVKIAFKDNEPTGAALGFAKKCGVDVSQLDRIDQGRGEVLYFKKEVKGTDSKDLLNEMVNEFINSLNFGKSMRWACRTDSFIRPIRSLAILLGEEIVDAQLYGVKSSNKAFAHRMVSYEPFTFDSSTYFDKLKDNGVILYPDDRRNLILNQMKSIEENNGVKIEIDTELLEEVVAITEYPTALIGKFDEEFLELPEEVIVTSMKEHQRYFAVYKNDKLTNNFIVVSNSKTEDFTHIIAGNEKVLRPRLADGMFFYKNDIKNGLSNEDLKKLVFVEGLGSMYEKCEREAKIASYLADIFDIKEKELVEKAVMLSKADLMSEMVYEFTELQGLMGYYYAKLAGEDINLYTAIKEQYLPDGEDSELPSSKFSSIIALSYKLDNLMGLFSVGKIPSGSKDPFGLRRAAAGIVKIAMEHKLPVDLEKIIDALADSYKGLDKSKLVEFFNERLFKIFDVNPSVLKAVLGSGETDIYQVSKKLCALNPVVLSDDFKEYSTTFKRVANIIKDLDTNSKLNVNESLFEDKEEKDLFNKYTTITSKEYSSYDEELEALFGLKPELDNFFNNVFVNHENEEIKTNRKNTIGLVYQEFKNIADIKEITI; translated from the coding sequence ATGAATAAACCATTATTAATAGAGATTGGAGTAGAAGAATTACCAGCCATTCCATTTTTAAAAGAACTTCCGAATATTGAGAAGAAGTGGGCTGATATTTTAGAAAAAAATAGATTACTATGTGATTTTGATTTTTTCTATACTCCTCGAAGATTAGTATTATGGCATAAAGATTTTCAAGTAAAACAAGAAGACTCTATCCAAGAACAATTTGGAGCACCTGTAAAAATTGCTTTTAAAGATAACGAACCAACAGGAGCTGCATTAGGTTTCGCTAAAAAATGTGGAGTTGATGTATCTCAACTTGATAGAATTGATCAAGGAAGAGGTGAAGTTCTTTACTTTAAAAAAGAAGTAAAAGGAACTGATTCAAAAGATTTATTAAACGAAATGGTAAATGAATTTATCAACTCTTTAAATTTTGGTAAATCAATGAGATGGGCTTGCCGAACTGATAGTTTTATTAGACCTATTAGAAGTTTAGCTATTTTACTAGGTGAGGAAATCGTTGATGCCCAATTATATGGAGTAAAATCATCTAATAAAGCCTTTGCTCATAGAATGGTTTCATATGAACCTTTTACTTTTGACTCTAGTACTTATTTTGATAAATTAAAAGATAACGGAGTTATCCTTTATCCAGATGATAGACGAAACCTTATTCTAAATCAAATGAAAAGTATTGAAGAAAATAATGGTGTAAAAATTGAAATTGATACTGAATTACTTGAAGAAGTAGTAGCAATAACTGAGTATCCTACGGCATTAATTGGAAAATTTGATGAAGAGTTTTTAGAATTACCAGAAGAAGTTATTGTAACATCGATGAAAGAACATCAAAGATATTTTGCAGTTTATAAAAATGATAAGTTAACAAATAACTTTATTGTTGTTTCAAACTCTAAAACTGAAGACTTTACACACATAATTGCTGGAAATGAAAAAGTATTAAGACCAAGACTTGCAGATGGTATGTTTTTCTATAAAAATGATATCAAGAATGGTCTTTCAAATGAAGATCTTAAAAAATTAGTATTTGTAGAAGGTCTTGGTTCTATGTATGAAAAATGTGAAAGAGAAGCAAAAATTGCCTCTTACTTAGCAGACATTTTTGATATAAAAGAAAAAGAACTTGTAGAAAAAGCTGTAATGTTGAGTAAAGCAGACTTAATGTCAGAAATGGTTTATGAATTTACAGAGTTACAAGGTCTGATGGGATATTACTATGCAAAACTTGCAGGAGAAGATATAAATTTATATACTGCAATTAAAGAACAATATTTACCAGATGGAGAAGACTCTGAATTACCATCAAGTAAGTTTTCTAGTATTATTGCACTTTCATATAAATTAGATAATTTAATGGGATTATTCTCTGTAGGTAAAATTCCAAGCGGTTCAAAAGATCCTTTTGGACTTAGACGAGCAGCAGCTGGTATAGTTAAAATTGCAATGGAACACAAACTTCCAGTTGATTTAGAAAAAATCATTGATGCATTAGCTGATTCATACAAAGGATTAGATAAATCAAAATTAGTAGAGTTTTTTAATGAAAGATTATTTAAAATTTTTGATGTAAACCCATCTGTTCTAAAAGCTGTATTAGGTTCAGGAGAAACAGATATATATCAAGTTTCTAAGAAGTTATGCGCACTAAACCCTGTTGTTTTAAGTGATGATTTTAAAGAATATAGTACTACATTTAAAAGAGTTGCAAATATTATTAAAGATTTAGATACAAACTCTAAACTTAATGTAAATGAATCTTTATTTGAAGATAAAGAAGAAAAAGATTTATTTAACAAATACACTACAATTACTTCAAAAGAATACTCTTCATATGATGAAGAATTAGAAGCATTATTTGGTTTAAAACCTGAGCTTGATAATTTTTTCAATAATGTATTTGTAAATCATGAAAATGAAGAAATAAAAACAAATAGAAAAAATACAATTGGTTTAGTTTACCAAGAATTTAAAAATATAGCAGATATCAAAGAAATTACTATATAA
- a CDS encoding ribonucleoside triphosphate reductase: MINEILKRDGTNEEFQEFKIKDAIKKAFKSTHVTYDSVVYLNVIELLKKKRIIAVEDIQDAIEEELYKARYFDVMKSFMLYRHMHKMQREQILGLSDDTTYINSTQTIEEYINGTDWRIKANSNTGYSHAGLINNSAGKVIANYWLDKIYSKEEGYAHRNADYHIHDLDCLSGYCAGWSLRVLLDEGFNGVRGRVESDAPNHFREALGQMANFLGILQSEWAGAQAFSSFDTYLAPYVFKDKLSYSEVKKNIRSFIYNLNVPARWGQSPFTNITIDWTVPRDLADQIPTKNQAHLFIDIEDEELLESAKERGHESLTELTYKDFQKQMNMINKAYYEIMTEGDKTGQPFTFPIPTVNITEDFDWHGENTDILFENTAKIGSSYFQNFIGSQYIKDENGKLVPNEDAYKPGHVRSMCCRLQLDLRELLKRGGGLFGSAEMTGSIGVVTINMARLGYLYKDDKEALMERLVELMDLAKSTLEKKRVFVNELYDRGLFPYTKRYLPGFNNHFSTIGVNGINEMIVNFTEKRYDIAKEEGIQLATEILNFMRERMVQYQEETGNLYNLEATPAEGTTYRFAKEDKKRYSDILQAGFGKNIYYTNSSQLPANLTDDVFEALDLQDDLQGKYTGGTVLHLYMKEKISSTEACRKLVKNVISNYTLPYITITPLFSICPKHGYINGEYEYCPICDQEILNEELNNKETKNEKLRA; the protein is encoded by the coding sequence ATGATAAATGAAATATTAAAAAGAGATGGAACAAATGAAGAGTTTCAAGAATTTAAGATTAAAGATGCAATAAAAAAAGCATTTAAAAGTACACATGTTACTTATGATTCTGTAGTATATTTAAACGTAATAGAATTATTAAAAAAGAAAAGAATAATAGCTGTAGAAGATATTCAAGATGCTATAGAAGAAGAATTATATAAAGCTAGATATTTTGATGTAATGAAATCTTTCATGTTATATAGACACATGCACAAAATGCAAAGAGAACAAATCTTAGGGCTAAGTGATGATACAACATATATTAATTCTACTCAAACTATAGAAGAGTATATAAATGGTACAGATTGGAGAATCAAAGCTAATTCAAATACTGGATATTCACATGCAGGGTTAATAAACAATAGTGCAGGAAAAGTAATTGCAAACTATTGGTTAGACAAAATTTATTCAAAAGAAGAAGGCTATGCTCATAGAAATGCAGATTATCATATTCATGATTTAGATTGTTTAAGTGGATATTGTGCAGGATGGAGTTTAAGAGTTCTTCTTGATGAAGGATTTAATGGAGTAAGAGGAAGAGTTGAAAGTGATGCTCCTAATCATTTTAGAGAAGCCTTAGGTCAAATGGCAAATTTCTTAGGTATTTTACAAAGTGAATGGGCCGGAGCACAAGCTTTCTCTTCATTTGATACATATTTAGCACCTTATGTATTTAAAGACAAATTATCTTATTCTGAAGTAAAGAAAAATATTAGAAGTTTTATTTACAATTTAAATGTACCAGCACGTTGGGGACAAAGTCCTTTTACAAATATCACAATTGATTGGACCGTTCCAAGAGATTTAGCTGATCAAATACCAACAAAAAACCAAGCACATTTATTTATTGATATTGAAGATGAAGAGTTATTAGAATCAGCTAAAGAAAGAGGTCATGAATCTTTAACTGAATTGACATATAAAGATTTTCAAAAACAGATGAATATGATTAATAAAGCATATTATGAAATAATGACAGAGGGTGATAAAACAGGTCAACCATTTACTTTCCCAATTCCAACTGTAAATATCACTGAAGACTTCGATTGGCATGGAGAAAATACAGATATCTTATTTGAAAACACGGCAAAAATAGGTTCTTCATATTTTCAAAATTTCATTGGTAGTCAATACATAAAAGATGAAAATGGAAAACTAGTACCAAATGAAGATGCATATAAACCAGGTCATGTAAGATCTATGTGTTGTAGATTACAACTTGATTTAAGAGAGCTTCTTAAGCGTGGTGGTGGATTATTTGGTAGTGCAGAGATGACAGGAAGTATTGGAGTTGTAACAATAAACATGGCTAGACTTGGATATCTTTATAAAGATGATAAAGAAGCTTTAATGGAAAGACTAGTTGAATTAATGGATTTAGCAAAATCTACACTAGAGAAGAAAAGAGTTTTTGTAAACGAATTATATGATAGAGGTTTATTCCCATATACAAAAAGATATCTTCCTGGTTTTAACAATCATTTTTCTACTATTGGAGTAAATGGTATTAATGAGATGATAGTTAACTTTACTGAAAAAAGATATGATATTGCAAAAGAAGAAGGGATACAACTAGCTACTGAGATTCTAAATTTCATGAGAGAAAGAATGGTGCAATACCAAGAAGAGACAGGAAACTTATATAATCTTGAAGCAACACCAGCAGAAGGAACTACATATAGGTTTGCAAAAGAAGATAAAAAAAGATATTCAGATATTTTACAAGCAGGATTTGGTAAAAATATTTACTATACAAACTCTTCTCAACTTCCTGCAAACTTAACAGATGATGTTTTTGAAGCTTTAGACTTACAAGATGACTTACAAGGTAAATATACTGGTGGAACTGTACTTCATTTATATATGAAAGAGAAAATTTCATCAACTGAAGCTTGTAGAAAGTTAGTTAAAAATGTGATTTCAAATTATACATTGCCATATATTACAATTACACCTCTATTTTCAATATGTCCAAAACATGGATATATAAATGGAGAGTATGAATATTGTCCAATTTGTGATCAAGAAATATTAAATGAAGAATTAAATAATAAGGAGACAAAAAATGAAAAGCTTAGAGCCTGA
- a CDS encoding anaerobic ribonucleoside-triphosphate reductase activating protein produces MKNIIYSITKFTTTDYKDHLSCVVWFSSCNMRCLYCYNPDIVKSKEGNYSLNDLYSFLKKRIGLLDAVVLSGGEATTHDLFKICENITNLGFKIKLDTNGSNPKLLKKLLDNYLLDYVALDFKAPKNKYKDITKSSLYDEFIDSLKILKSSDCKFEVRTTLHNDLLDVDDINTMQKILVENTYTDNFYIQKFLEVENLSNLENSTKVFDLNSLNNDLNIVWRN; encoded by the coding sequence TTGAAAAACATAATATATAGTATAACAAAGTTTACTACTACAGATTATAAAGATCACTTATCTTGTGTTGTATGGTTTTCATCATGCAACATGAGATGTCTTTATTGCTACAATCCTGATATTGTTAAATCAAAAGAAGGAAACTATAGTTTAAATGATTTATATTCATTTTTAAAGAAAAGAATTGGCTTATTAGATGCAGTTGTATTAAGTGGGGGAGAAGCTACTACTCATGATTTATTTAAAATCTGTGAAAATATAACAAACCTAGGTTTTAAAATAAAACTTGATACAAACGGAAGTAATCCTAAACTATTAAAAAAACTACTAGATAACTATTTACTAGATTATGTAGCTTTAGATTTTAAAGCACCAAAAAACAAATATAAAGATATAACAAAAAGTTCATTGTATGATGAGTTTATTGATAGTTTAAAAATTCTAAAATCTAGCGATTGTAAATTTGAAGTAAGAACAACTTTGCATAATGACTTGTTAGATGTAGATGACATAAATACTATGCAAAAGATTTTAGTAGAAAATACTTACACTGACAACTTTTATATACAAAAGTTTTTAGAAGTTGAAAATCTATCAAACTTAGAAAATTCAACTAAAGTATTTGATTTAAACAGTTTGAATAATGATTTAAATATCGTTTGGAGAAATTAA
- the ribA gene encoding GTP cyclohydrolase II: MNIEKSNIANLPTKYGKFKIRAYKQDNQEHLAIMSENFDKIESPYVRIHSECLTGDTLGSLKCDCQNQLDLALKFIAAHGGLVIYHRQEGRNIGLLNKVNAYALQDAGRNTIEANLELGFGEDDRDYSVVEEVFTDLELKSIKLITNNPKKINYVESLGIDICERIPAITKSNKYNEDYINTKKEHMGHMF; this comes from the coding sequence ATGAATATAGAGAAATCAAATATTGCTAATTTACCTACAAAATATGGAAAATTTAAAATAAGAGCTTACAAGCAAGATAATCAAGAACATTTAGCAATTATGAGTGAAAATTTTGACAAAATTGAATCACCTTATGTAAGAATTCACTCTGAATGTTTAACAGGCGACACACTGGGAAGTCTTAAGTGTGATTGTCAAAATCAGTTAGATTTAGCTTTAAAATTTATTGCCGCACATGGCGGGTTAGTAATATATCATAGACAAGAAGGAAGAAACATAGGTTTACTAAATAAAGTAAATGCCTATGCACTGCAAGATGCAGGAAGAAATACAATAGAAGCAAATCTTGAACTTGGATTTGGCGAAGACGATAGAGATTATTCTGTTGTTGAAGAAGTATTTACAGATTTAGAATTGAAAAGTATAAAGTTAATTACAAATAATCCTAAGAAAATCAATTATGTGGAATCTTTAGGAATAGATATTTGTGAAAGAATACCAGCAATTACAAAATCAAATAAATATAATGAAGATTATATAAATACAAAAAAAGAACATATGGGACACATGTTTTAA